DNA sequence from the Tissierella sp. MB52-C2 genome:
ATTCTGTCCTAGCATAATCTACAATCTCAAATATTTCATCTTTACTTCCCTGTATAGAATTAATTGTAGTTTCAAGTATTTCATTTAACCTTTTAATGCCTATTGAGTCTGATTTCATAATTGTTAAACCTCTAGACTTTGTATCTCTTCAATCTCATCTTCAGTTAAAATTTTCTTAAGATCAATTAAAATTAATAGTCTCTTTTCATCTAATTTTCCTACTCCTGTAATATATTTCTTATCAATACCACTGATAAATGCTGGCGCAGGATCTATTTGTTCTTCATCTAATCGTAAAGTTTGAGATGCTTCATCTACTATAAAACCAATTTCCCTATCATCTAAGTTAATTACAATAATTCTAGTATCCTTTGTTACTTCGAATTCTCCTAATAATAATCTCTTTTTCAAATTAACAATAGGTATAACATTTCCCCTATAGTTTACAACCCCTTCAATGAAAGATGGTGTATTAGGAAGAGAAATAGATTCTTCATAGACAATGATTTCCTTTACATTCATTATATCAATTCCAAACTCTCCCTTTCCTAATTTAAAAACCACGTATTGATTTTCAGCCATTATATTTACCTCCTTAGTTTTTAAGTTATTACCTCTATTTAAATATAAAATATTACTTATGTAGCTTTGTATAAACTTTCTTTTCTAGTAATACTGCATATTTCTTATTTAATAATTTAGCCTCTTCGAAATAAAGATTGATATTAGATTTCGAACTTATAATTTGTCCAAAGATAATCACTTCTAATGAATTCCTAACTTTATTTACCACAAAACTTTCATCTGTATTCCAGCCATTATTTATAGAATCCACTATGATAATACTTAAGGCCTCTAAAACCTTATTATTATCGTATTCCTTCTTTATCAGAGAGTCCATATTAATATAAGTATCAGAATAATAATTTCCATATTCCCTTGCCTCTTTAAGTATAAACCTAGTATACCCTATTAAGCAGTGAGAGCCAATACATTTTCCACACTTGCCTTCTCCTAAACATACACTGTCTAGAGTTTCTTTAAGAGCCTGTGTTTGATTGTATAATTTAGAGGCCGCCTCAACCATAGGAGATTTTTCCTTTTTCTTTCTATTATTGATTAGCTTTTTCATTAAACTTACTTCAATTATTGATATTATTAATAAGTATAATACAATATTAAGAATATTTATATAGTCTTTTGGGATTGTATTTAATAATTTTAAGCTTCCAAAAAAAATAAATACTATAGATGAAGTAACTTTAATGGCAACTTCAGGTATCTTTTCTCCAATTTTAGACCCTATAAATATTCCAAATCCAGAAGTGGCAACCATTCCTAAAGTTGTGCCTATTAATATAAATATAGGATAACTAGCTTCTGTAGATAAAGTCATAGCTGTTAATTGTGTTTTATCGCCTAACTCTCCCACAAAAAAAGCTATCGCTACTGTTATAATAGGACTAAAAGCTTTCTTATTATTTGTTTCGTCCAGTTCTTCATCTTTTAAAGCCATTATACCAAAAATAACAAACATAATTCCAGCAATCATTTGAATTAAATTCATTGGGACAACTGTAGAAATAAATCTACCCAATAATATTGCAATCCCATGATTAAGAACAACTCCTAATATTACTCCTAATATTACCTCTTTTACTTTATATTGAGTTGCAAAGGTCATAGCTATTATTTGAGTCTTATCTCCCATTTCAGCTGCAAAAATTAATAGAAAAGCCCTAATAAGTTCTTTAAGCATTTAGTTTTCTTCCTTTCATAATGAAAAAACTTTTAGCTTGATAGCACTTCTAACAAGCTAAAAGTTAATTTATTTAATTTAAATATGATTTAAACTTTTACTTTTCTTTACTATATACTATTTCACCTTTTTTAATTACTTTCTCCACATGGTTTATACCAAAATGATATAAAATATATTCTAGATTTGGAGAATCAAATATTACTAAATCACCTTGCTTGCCTAGGTCCAAACTTCCTATTTTTTCCTCTAACCCCAATGAAGCTGCCCCATTTATCGTTACTGCTGTAATTATTTCTTCTGGAGTCAGTTTCATAATTAAAGCTCCAAAACTCATAATTAGTTGTATATTTTCCGTCGGACAACTTCCTGGATTGTAGTCAGTAGATAATGATACAGGGACACCTTCTTCTATCATTTTCCTTGCTGGAGCAAAGTTTCCAGTTTGTAAGTTAAAACTAGTTCCTGGTAATAAGTTAGCTATTACACCTTTTCTAGCCATTTTCTTAATTCCATTATCACTGGCAGCTATTAAATGATCTGCAGAAATACATCCTATTTCAGCTGCCAATTCAGCTCCCCCTAATGGTTTTATCTCATCAGCATGAAGTTTAAGCCCCATTCCATATTCTCTAGCTGCAAGTAAAATTTTCCTAGATTGATCTATGGTAAATACTCCTTCTTCACAGAACACATCACAAAATCTTGCCAAATCCATTTCAGCTATCCTAGGAATCATGTCATTTATAATAATATCTACAAATTCATCGGAATTTTCTTTATAAGAACTAGGAATAGCATGGGCACCCATAAATGTAGATATAATATCTACTGGATGATCTTCATTTAGTTTTTTTGCTACTTCTAGCTGTTTTATTTCAGTTTCAAAATCCTCTATACCGTATCCACTTTTTGCCTCAACTGTAGTTACTCCAAAGGATAACATAGTATTTAAACTTTTCTTAGCCTGATTATATAATTCTTCAAAACTTGCTTTTCTAGTTGCCTTAACTGTAGAATGAATTCCTCCACCTGATTCCAATATATCTAAATAAGGTACTCCCTTTAACTTCATGGCCAATTCATTTTCCCTAGAACCACCATGTACTAAGTGAGTATGAGAATCTACTAATCCTGGAGTTACAGTTTTTCCAGTTCCATCTAAAACAATCGTGTTCTCATCTATATTAATATTAGATGGCAGTTCTCCTTCTCCTACATAAAGTATTGTATCATTATCTAAGGCTATTATACCATTTTTAATAACTCCAATATCTTTTAATTCTTCTTTAGATCTAGGTTTATTTTCACCTTTTAATGTTATTAAATTGTCTATATTTTTTATAACTAAAGTGGCTTTCATTTTATCACCTATTCCATCATTCTTTTTTCTAAGATTTGACTATGATCAAAGTTTTCTACTCTCAAATAGTAGTCTGCTACATCAACCATTGCTGCCATAGGAACTAATCCTATTATTTCACTACCTATGACATTTACCCCATATCTTTTAGCTTCTCTTTCTATAACATCAAAGACCCTAAATAATGGAGTTCTCGTATAATCTACCATATTCATAGTTACTTGAACTATGTTTCTCTCCTTAATCTCTATCCCTAAGGCCTTACAATACTTAAACCCACCACCACTTGATCTAATAGATTTAGCAATATTCTTAGCTATATTAACATCGTTTGTACCTAAGTTTACATTAAATGCCACTAAAGGCATTCTAGCTCCAACTGCTGTAACACCAGACTTCTCATTTAGTTCAATAGGTCCAAAATCAGGATGCCAATTGTCTTCTTTTAATTTAGATGCCATACCTTCGTATTGTCCACGTCTTACATCAGCTAAGTTTTCCCTATCTGTAGTATTTGCAGATTTTTCATATAAATATACTGAAATATTAAGTTCTTCTCCTATTCTTTTACCTAATACTTTTGATAATTCAATTGCTTCCTCCATAGTTACATCTGATATTGGAATCAACGGTATAACATCAGTTGCACCCATTCTTGGATGCTCTCCCGTATGCTCTTTCATATCTATTAATTCTGATGCTACTTTACAAGCATTAAAAGCAGCTTCTATTACCTTCTCTGGTTCTCCTATAAAAGTAACTACTGTACGATTATGGTCTTTATCCATGGAATAATCTAGTAACTTTACTTCTTCTACAATTCTTATTTCTTCTACTATTTTTTCAATAATTTCTTTATTTCTTCCTTCACTAAAGTTTGGTACACATTGAATTATTCTAGCCATTTATATACCCCCTGTTATTATTTATTCAATTTATTCTGAACCAGTTCCTTAACTAATTTATCATCTGCCACATATGGTATTGTTATATGATCTGTATCGTTGAATTTATTATTATATTCTATACAAGTTGATATGGAGTTTTCATTTCTAGCCCAAGCCCTTCTTGCTACTCCACCCATTACATCCCAAGGCATTGAAGTTTTAAGGATATTATCTACTCTTTCTGAACCATCTAATACCATTCCAAATCCACCATTTATAGATTTTCCTATTCCTACTCCACCACCATTGTGAAGTGCTATAAGACTCATTCCTCTTGCTGCATTTCCTGCAAAACATTGAGTAGCCATATCTGCCATAATATTACTTCCATCTTTAATATTAGCAGTTTCTCTAAATGGAGAGTCTGTACCTCCTGTATCATGATGGTCTCTACCTAACATTATAGGTCCTACTTCTTTATTTCTAACCATTTCATTAAATTTCAATGCAATTTCCGTTCTTCCTAGTGCATCTTGATATAAAATCCTAGCTTGAGTACCTACTACAAGTCCATTGGCTTCTGCATCTCTTATCCATATATAATTATCTCTGTCTTGACCTCTTCTATCAGGATCTATTATATCCATAGCAGCTTTATCTGTTTTAATTAAATCTTCATGTTTTCCACTTAGACAAACCCATCTAAAAGGCCCATATCCATAATCAAATAACATAGGACCCATTATATCCTCTACATAGGAAGGAAATATAAATCCTTCTGATTCATCTATTCCATTTTTAGAAATGTCCTTTGCACCAGCATCATAAATAGCCTTCATGAAACTATTACCATAGTCAAAGAAATAAGTTCCTTTTTCCACTAGTTTTTTAATTAATTCAAAATGATAGATTAAAGATTCATTTACTAATTTTATAAATTCTTTTTTATCTCTTTCTAACATCTCTGTTCTTTCTTCAAAAGTAATACCCTTTGGACAATATCCTCCATCATAAGGTGCATGGCATGAAGTTTGATCTGATAATAATTCTATATGAACATTATTGTTCACTGCATATTCTAATAAATCTATAATATTACCATGGTATGCAATTGCCACTGGTTCTTTTTTCTCCATGAATTCATGAGCATATGCAAATAATTCTTTTAAATCATCAAAGGATTTATCTATCCAACCCTGATCTAATCTAGTCTTTATTCTTGAATAATCTACTTCCGCTATAATTCCCACACCTTTAGCAATTTTAGTAGCTTTACCCTGTGCTCCACTCATTCCACCTAAACCAGAACTTACAAATAAATGACCTGCTAAATCGCCGTCTTCTTTAACTCCTAGTTTCATTCTACCTGCATTTAAAATTGTATTATATGTTCCATGAACAATACCTTGAGGTCCTATATACATCCAGCCACCTGCTGTCATTTGTCCA
Encoded proteins:
- a CDS encoding chemotaxis protein CheW, which translates into the protein MAENQYVVFKLGKGEFGIDIMNVKEIIVYEESISLPNTPSFIEGVVNYRGNVIPIVNLKKRLLLGEFEVTKDTRIIVINLDDREIGFIVDEASQTLRLDEEQIDPAPAFISGIDKKYITGVGKLDEKRLLILIDLKKILTEDEIEEIQSLEV
- a CDS encoding TMEM165/GDT1 family protein yields the protein MLKELIRAFLLIFAAEMGDKTQIIAMTFATQYKVKEVILGVILGVVLNHGIAILLGRFISTVVPMNLIQMIAGIMFVIFGIMALKDEELDETNNKKAFSPIITVAIAFFVGELGDKTQLTAMTLSTEASYPIFILIGTTLGMVATSGFGIFIGSKIGEKIPEVAIKVTSSIVFIFFGSLKLLNTIPKDYINILNIVLYLLIISIIEVSLMKKLINNRKKKEKSPMVEAASKLYNQTQALKETLDSVCLGEGKCGKCIGSHCLIGYTRFILKEAREYGNYYSDTYINMDSLIKKEYDNNKVLEALSIIIVDSINNGWNTDESFVVNKVRNSLEVIIFGQIISSKSNINLYFEEAKLLNKKYAVLLEKKVYTKLHK
- the hutI gene encoding imidazolonepropionase; its protein translation is MKATLVIKNIDNLITLKGENKPRSKEELKDIGVIKNGIIALDNDTILYVGEGELPSNINIDENTIVLDGTGKTVTPGLVDSHTHLVHGGSRENELAMKLKGVPYLDILESGGGIHSTVKATRKASFEELYNQAKKSLNTMLSFGVTTVEAKSGYGIEDFETEIKQLEVAKKLNEDHPVDIISTFMGAHAIPSSYKENSDEFVDIIINDMIPRIAEMDLARFCDVFCEEGVFTIDQSRKILLAAREYGMGLKLHADEIKPLGGAELAAEIGCISADHLIAASDNGIKKMARKGVIANLLPGTSFNLQTGNFAPARKMIEEGVPVSLSTDYNPGSCPTENIQLIMSFGALIMKLTPEEIITAVTINGAASLGLEEKIGSLDLGKQGDLVIFDSPNLEYILYHFGINHVEKVIKKGEIVYSKEK
- the ftcD gene encoding glutamate formimidoyltransferase; protein product: MARIIQCVPNFSEGRNKEIIEKIVEEIRIVEEVKLLDYSMDKDHNRTVVTFIGEPEKVIEAAFNACKVASELIDMKEHTGEHPRMGATDVIPLIPISDVTMEEAIELSKVLGKRIGEELNISVYLYEKSANTTDRENLADVRRGQYEGMASKLKEDNWHPDFGPIELNEKSGVTAVGARMPLVAFNVNLGTNDVNIAKNIAKSIRSSGGGFKYCKALGIEIKERNIVQVTMNMVDYTRTPLFRVFDVIEREAKRYGVNVIGSEIIGLVPMAAMVDVADYYLRVENFDHSQILEKRMME
- a CDS encoding urocanate hydratase; translation: MINNLEISQAMTIKLGNDLPAEPKFEDKIRRAPKRELNLTQREIEIALKNALRYVPEELHEKLAPEFLDELLTHGRIYGYRYRPEGNIKGKSIDEYKGKCIEGKAFQVMIDNNLDFDVALYPYELVTYGETGQVCQNWMQYSLIKKYLEELTNEQTLVIASGHPVGLFKSSITSPRVIITNALMIGAFDDQEHWIKAQAMGVANYGQMTAGGWMYIGPQGIVHGTYNTILNAGRMKLGVKEDGDLAGHLFVSSGLGGMSGAQGKATKIAKGVGIIAEVDYSRIKTRLDQGWIDKSFDDLKELFAYAHEFMEKKEPVAIAYHGNIIDLLEYAVNNNVHIELLSDQTSCHAPYDGGYCPKGITFEERTEMLERDKKEFIKLVNESLIYHFELIKKLVEKGTYFFDYGNSFMKAIYDAGAKDISKNGIDESEGFIFPSYVEDIMGPMLFDYGYGPFRWVCLSGKHEDLIKTDKAAMDIIDPDRRGQDRDNYIWIRDAEANGLVVGTQARILYQDALGRTEIALKFNEMVRNKEVGPIMLGRDHHDTGGTDSPFRETANIKDGSNIMADMATQCFAGNAARGMSLIALHNGGGVGIGKSINGGFGMVLDGSERVDNILKTSMPWDVMGGVARRAWARNENSISTCIEYNNKFNDTDHITIPYVADDKLVKELVQNKLNK